A region from the Armatimonadota bacterium genome encodes:
- a CDS encoding biotin/lipoyl-containing protein: MDIGKIEELIKVLESSRTQELSVRKGAFSVHIVKGGNTKLAVARKKMPKIAQTRAEAPEPDGAFYILAPMVGIYHSEDGITKAGSHIASGQVVGAIESMKLLNDVVSEVSGTVVEVMVEDGTPVEYGQPLCRVEAA, translated from the coding sequence ATGGATATAGGGAAAATCGAAGAACTCATAAAAGTGCTGGAAAGCTCCCGCACGCAGGAGCTGTCGGTGCGCAAGGGCGCTTTCAGTGTGCATATCGTAAAGGGCGGAAATACCAAGCTCGCTGTCGCTCGTAAGAAGATGCCGAAAATTGCTCAGACACGAGCCGAAGCGCCCGAACCGGACGGCGCATTCTACATACTCGCGCCTATGGTCGGGATATATCACAGTGAAGACGGTATCACTAAAGCAGGCTCGCATATTGCGTCCGGCCAGGTGGTAGGCGCAATTGAGTCTATGAAACTGCTCAATGACGTGGTCTCGGAAGTGTCCGGTACAGTAGTTGAGGTCATGGTCGAGGACGGCACGCCCGTCGAATACGGCCAGCCTCTGTGCAGAGTAGAGGCAGCGTAA
- the efp gene encoding elongation factor P — protein sequence MDTSDFRNGLSIIVDNDIFTIVEFQHVKPGKGGAFVRSKLKNVRTGGVIEKTWRAGEKMDQAILERYPLQFSYEQDGEYFFMDTESYEMSPVPKEKIGDGVKYLKEGLEVTALSHQGELINVELPYTIEAEIVETEPGEKGNTASGGSKPATIESGAVVQVPFFINIGDKIKVDTRTNDYLERVKD from the coding sequence ATGGACACCAGCGATTTCAGGAACGGCTTGTCGATAATTGTCGACAATGACATATTCACGATTGTGGAGTTTCAGCACGTCAAGCCCGGTAAAGGCGGCGCATTTGTGCGCAGCAAGCTCAAAAATGTGCGCACAGGCGGTGTGATCGAAAAGACATGGCGCGCCGGCGAGAAGATGGATCAGGCGATTTTAGAGCGCTACCCGCTTCAGTTCAGCTATGAGCAGGACGGCGAATACTTCTTCATGGACACCGAGTCCTACGAGATGAGCCCTGTGCCCAAGGAGAAGATCGGCGACGGAGTGAAATATCTCAAGGAAGGCCTCGAAGTGACCGCGCTTTCGCATCAGGGCGAACTGATAAATGTAGAATTGCCGTATACTATTGAGGCGGAAATAGTCGAGACCGAGCCGGGCGAGAAGGGCAACACAGCTTCCGGCGGCAGCAAGCCCGCCACAATCGAATCCGGCGCGGTTGTGCAGGTTCCTTTCTTTATCAATATCGGTGATAAGATAAAAGTCGATACGCGCACAAACGACTACCTGGAGCGAGTCAAAGATTAG
- a CDS encoding ROK family protein has translation MDFNPNAHYVIGVDLGGTNVRAAVVDRSGAIVGEGRTDSKAMEGLGATVGQIVSAIRQAVEDSPAQMSDIAGVGMGVPGTVKSEEGLVLWSPNFLGWDGIQLASPIVDQIGISVLLGNDANVAALGECIFGAGKGSKCMVMFTLGTGIGSGLIIDGKIWTGVNESGPEMGHQIVLADGPRCSCGRYGCLESLAQRDAIIDRAARKAHMGRRTSLLEKSNHDLRYVTPAMIAEAASEGDAVSIETLHETGYYIGIGVANAINMLNPDKVVIGGGIAQAGDLLFEPIRTSVEVNALYQQLQACEVVPAQLGDNAGVLGGAAMVLQRLA, from the coding sequence ATGGATTTTAATCCAAACGCGCACTATGTGATAGGTGTCGATCTCGGAGGCACAAATGTCCGGGCGGCTGTGGTCGACCGCAGCGGAGCCATTGTCGGTGAGGGCAGGACGGATTCCAAAGCGATGGAGGGTCTCGGTGCGACCGTCGGCCAGATCGTATCGGCGATCAGGCAGGCTGTTGAGGACTCACCCGCTCAGATGTCTGATATTGCCGGAGTAGGGATGGGTGTGCCGGGTACTGTTAAGAGTGAAGAAGGGCTCGTGCTCTGGTCGCCAAACTTCCTGGGTTGGGACGGTATCCAGCTCGCATCTCCGATAGTTGACCAGATCGGCATAAGTGTGCTGCTGGGTAATGACGCGAATGTCGCAGCTCTGGGCGAATGTATCTTCGGGGCGGGCAAGGGCTCAAAGTGTATGGTGATGTTTACACTCGGCACGGGTATCGGCAGCGGTCTTATCATAGACGGCAAGATTTGGACAGGCGTCAACGAGAGCGGTCCCGAAATGGGCCACCAGATCGTACTGGCCGATGGTCCCAGATGCAGTTGCGGACGCTACGGCTGTCTGGAATCACTTGCTCAGCGTGATGCCATAATCGATCGCGCAGCGCGCAAGGCTCATATGGGCAGGCGCACAAGCCTTCTGGAAAAATCAAATCACGATCTTCGCTATGTCACTCCCGCTATGATCGCCGAAGCCGCATCCGAGGGTGATGCTGTCTCAATTGAGACCCTGCATGAGACGGGCTATTACATCGGCATAGGTGTTGCGAATGCAATCAATATGCTTAATCCCGATAAGGTTGTGATCGGCGGCGGAATTGCACAGGCAGGAGATTTACTCTTTGAGCCTATCAGGACAAGTGTGGAAGTCAACGCCCTCTATCAACAGCTTCAGGCATGCGAAGTTGTTCCAGCCCAGCTTGGCGATAACGCCGGTGTCCTTGGCGGCGCTGCAATGGTCTTGCAAAGACTGGCCTAA
- a CDS encoding D-aminoacylase yields the protein MEIITVSQHMFDFHIKDATVIDGSGAEPFVADVAIKDGRVAAIGDIPGDAARTIHAADLVVAPGFIDIHSHTDSILFIDGRAESKITQGVTTELCGNCGFSAAPCLDELSCAELESWRRKNGIEEDWQGLGEMLSAMERRPIAINFATLVGHANLRSGSVGLAEREASPSEIDRMRSDLRDAMEQGAFGLSSGLIYPPSCYANLIELAGLASVVAQFGGFYSTHMRDEGDHLVEAVEEAISVGRQSGVGVQISHHKACGRANWGRVKTTLAMVDECRAAGMDISVDQYPYIASATSLSAMLPQWAYDGGDAALLERIRDRRCELLEFLSNNGRGECNEDEWKNVLISSVGSEDNRKCEGMSIEDIASQRGSRPEEVVLDLLAEERLAVSMVHFSLCEEDVETVMRSSFAMVGSDASARSVSGRLSRGKPHPRAYGTFSRILGRYVRERGVIGLETAIQKMTSLPARKMGLTDRGLLRAGNWADIVIFDPNEISDAATYENPHQISRGIKFVFVNGKLAVESGVLTGEMVGKVLRFSKATK from the coding sequence GTGGAAATCATAACCGTGAGCCAGCATATGTTCGACTTTCATATCAAGGATGCTACCGTAATCGACGGTTCGGGGGCGGAGCCTTTTGTCGCCGATGTCGCCATCAAGGACGGCAGGGTCGCGGCGATAGGCGATATCCCCGGTGATGCCGCGCGCACGATTCATGCTGCCGATTTGGTAGTAGCCCCGGGTTTTATAGACATCCATTCCCACACAGACTCTATTCTCTTTATCGATGGGCGTGCCGAGAGCAAGATCACACAGGGTGTTACGACCGAACTGTGCGGCAACTGCGGTTTTTCGGCTGCTCCATGTCTGGATGAGCTTTCGTGCGCAGAGTTAGAGAGTTGGCGCAGGAAGAATGGAATCGAAGAAGATTGGCAGGGCCTGGGTGAAATGCTCTCGGCTATGGAGAGGCGGCCCATTGCAATCAATTTTGCCACGCTTGTCGGCCATGCCAATCTGCGGTCGGGATCGGTCGGTCTGGCCGAGCGTGAAGCTTCTCCGAGTGAGATCGACCGGATGCGCTCCGATCTTCGTGATGCGATGGAGCAGGGCGCATTCGGCCTCTCCAGCGGATTGATCTATCCCCCGAGTTGTTATGCAAATCTGATCGAACTTGCCGGGCTTGCGAGTGTCGTTGCACAATTCGGCGGCTTCTACTCGACTCATATGCGTGATGAGGGCGACCATCTTGTGGAAGCGGTCGAAGAGGCCATTTCAGTCGGCAGGCAGAGCGGTGTCGGCGTGCAAATATCCCATCATAAGGCCTGTGGGCGAGCCAATTGGGGACGCGTAAAGACGACACTTGCTATGGTAGATGAGTGCAGAGCCGCAGGAATGGATATCAGTGTTGATCAGTATCCGTATATAGCTTCGGCCACTTCACTCTCGGCGATGCTTCCGCAGTGGGCATATGATGGCGGTGACGCAGCTCTGCTGGAGCGTATTCGAGATAGACGTTGTGAACTGCTTGAATTTCTGAGCAATAACGGCAGAGGCGAATGCAACGAAGATGAGTGGAAAAACGTATTGATAAGCAGCGTAGGCAGCGAAGACAACCGCAAATGCGAAGGAATGAGCATTGAGGACATTGCTTCCCAAAGAGGCTCCCGGCCTGAAGAAGTTGTGCTGGATCTATTGGCCGAGGAAAGGCTTGCGGTTTCCATGGTGCATTTTTCTCTGTGTGAGGAAGATGTGGAGACTGTAATGCGTTCGAGCTTTGCGATGGTAGGCAGTGACGCGTCCGCAAGGAGCGTATCGGGCAGGCTATCACGCGGCAAGCCACATCCCCGCGCATATGGAACTTTTTCTAGAATTCTGGGCAGGTATGTGCGTGAGCGCGGCGTAATAGGTTTGGAGACCGCCATACAAAAGATGACCTCGCTACCGGCAAGGAAGATGGGTCTTACGGACCGTGGCTTGCTCAGGGCAGGCAACTGGGCAGACATTGTGATTTTTGATCCCAATGAAATATCCGACGCGGCAACTTACGAAAACCCGCACCAGATATCCAGGGGCATAAAATTTGTATTCGTCAACGGCAAGCTGGCAGTTGAAAGCGGTGTCTTGACCGGCGAGATGGTCGGAAAAGTCCTTCGCTTTTCCAAAGCGACAAAGTAA
- a CDS encoding CBS domain-containing protein: MLNLTAKDIMTRDVITVRKGSSIEEALRLMACNNISGLPVVDSDGHLQGIITESDLLLKGQISLPDAVAYKNSLFAPHPDGVEEAYRRSQAKLVEDAMTRKVLTFMEDSIVSDIAREMIEHAVNRVPILRERKVVGIVSRKDIIQALAKESNGFDACPGKPRKGQLIEL; this comes from the coding sequence ATGCTCAATCTCACTGCAAAAGATATAATGACGCGAGATGTCATTACGGTTCGTAAAGGCTCTTCTATAGAAGAGGCTCTCAGGCTGATGGCCTGCAACAATATCAGTGGCCTGCCGGTAGTTGATTCCGATGGCCATCTTCAGGGGATCATTACCGAGAGCGACCTGCTTCTCAAGGGTCAGATTTCTCTGCCGGACGCCGTGGCGTACAAGAACAGCCTGTTCGCGCCGCATCCCGATGGAGTGGAGGAGGCATATCGGCGCTCGCAGGCCAAACTTGTCGAGGATGCCATGACCCGAAAGGTGCTTACTTTCATGGAGGACTCGATTGTAAGCGACATTGCGCGCGAGATGATCGAGCATGCGGTAAACAGAGTCCCTATTCTGCGTGAGCGCAAAGTGGTCGGTATTGTAAGCCGGAAAGATATCATACAAGCGTTGGCAAAGGAGTCAAACGGCTTCGACGCATGTCCCGGCAAACCGCGAAAAGGTCAGCTTATAGAACTATGA
- a CDS encoding phosphomannomutase/phosphoglucomutase — protein sequence MTLGHKDIKKGIFKAYDIRGLYPKEIDDEDAYRIARAFVSALNCKRVVIGHDMRESAETFEAATIRGLIDQGADVVPVGLTSTPMYYFAVNHLNADAGVMCTASHNPAEYNGYKMTGKGAVPSIAIISNEDLWKLACEGNFAEPAKKGTVLAQENVLDEYTEAVLNNTGIRSFGNLKLVIDCANGMGGYILPEIMKKVGSEPIKLYWRLDGSFPNHEANPLKTETLLALRDRVVDEKADIGIAFDGDGDRVAFVDEKGQIISGDFVTALIAREMLKKKPGAEILYDLRSSWIVPEEIEKAGGKATECRVGHGLIKKQMREEGGYFAGELSSHYYFSDFYTTDNGDLAMLNMLKLLLEEGKPMSEVVAPLRKYYHSGEINSEVKDIPAVLARLKAKYGPVAKRVTEIDGYKAEFDNWWFNVRPSNTEPLIRLNLEAKTREQMEEKVKELLGEIRS from the coding sequence ATGACGCTTGGACACAAGGATATAAAAAAGGGTATTTTCAAAGCATACGATATCAGAGGGCTATACCCAAAGGAGATTGATGACGAGGATGCATATCGCATTGCAAGGGCTTTCGTTTCAGCCCTGAATTGCAAGAGGGTTGTGATAGGCCATGACATGCGTGAGTCCGCCGAGACATTTGAGGCTGCGACAATTAGAGGCCTGATCGACCAGGGCGCGGATGTCGTGCCGGTCGGCCTTACTTCTACGCCGATGTACTATTTTGCGGTCAATCATCTAAACGCCGACGCGGGGGTTATGTGCACGGCATCGCACAACCCGGCTGAATATAACGGCTATAAAATGACAGGCAAGGGAGCAGTCCCCAGCATTGCAATCATAAGCAACGAGGACCTTTGGAAGCTGGCATGTGAAGGCAACTTCGCCGAGCCGGCAAAAAAAGGCACCGTTCTTGCTCAGGAAAATGTTCTCGATGAATATACGGAAGCCGTGCTCAACAATACCGGAATCCGCAGTTTCGGAAACCTAAAACTGGTGATCGACTGCGCTAACGGTATGGGCGGCTATATATTGCCCGAGATTATGAAGAAGGTCGGCAGCGAACCCATAAAGCTCTACTGGAGGCTGGACGGAAGCTTCCCCAACCATGAGGCAAACCCGCTCAAGACGGAGACGCTGCTTGCGCTGCGCGACCGAGTGGTGGATGAAAAGGCCGATATTGGGATAGCGTTCGATGGCGACGGCGACCGTGTGGCGTTCGTTGACGAAAAGGGACAAATCATTTCCGGCGACTTTGTCACTGCTCTGATCGCACGCGAGATGCTTAAGAAAAAGCCAGGCGCGGAGATTCTCTATGATCTCAGGTCGAGCTGGATAGTGCCTGAAGAGATAGAAAAAGCGGGCGGCAAGGCAACAGAGTGCAGAGTCGGCCATGGCCTTATCAAGAAGCAGATGCGCGAGGAAGGCGGATACTTTGCCGGAGAGCTATCGAGTCACTACTATTTCAGTGATTTCTATACTACCGATAACGGCGACTTGGCGATGCTCAATATGCTCAAACTGTTGCTCGAAGAGGGCAAGCCCATGTCCGAGGTCGTAGCTCCATTAAGAAAATATTATCACAGTGGAGAGATTAACTCCGAAGTGAAAGATATCCCCGCTGTGCTGGCTCGCCTTAAGGCAAAATATGGCCCGGTCGCAAAGCGGGTGACCGAGATAGACGGCTACAAAGCCGAGTTTGACAACTGGTGGTTTAATGTCCGGCCGTCCAACACCGAACCTCTGATCAGGCTCAACCTTGAAGCCAAAACCAGAGAGCAGATGGAAGAGAAGGTCAAAGAACTGCTGGGCGAGATCAGAAGTTAG
- a CDS encoding ferredoxin, with product MKARVITEECIGDGTCVDICPEVFEMGDDGLAHVKVDPVPPEAEEKCRQACEDCPVDAITIEE from the coding sequence ATGAAAGCACGTGTTATAACAGAAGAATGCATTGGTGACGGAACGTGCGTCGATATATGTCCTGAAGTCTTTGAGATGGGCGATGATGGCCTTGCGCATGTCAAAGTCGACCCAGTCCCGCCGGAGGCAGAGGAAAAATGCCGCCAAGCGTGCGAGGACTGTCCGGTGGACGCCATTACAATTGAAGAATGA
- the selD gene encoding selenide, water dikinase SelD, with product MCNDDFKLTSLSHGAGCACKLAPLQLAQILKQMPLVSDPNVLVDLGTSDDAAVYKITDDIAAVLTLDFFTPIVDDPYEFGRIAATNAVSDIYAMGGRPVVALNIVAYPGRTRSLDKLELILKGGADQATAAGVSIIGGHSVDDPEPKYGLCVMGLINPNEVMTNKGAKVGDKLILTKPIGVGIITTAVKHNAASDEVMARGIDVMTRFNGTASEVAKRIGCHACTDVTGFSLLGHLHEMTAASCVGARLCYSKVPLIDGIQGLLDEDMVPGGTYRNLDFLNQGCCLEWENDLGERRQLTLADPQTSGGLLISVSPDKADDMLDALHAADVSDAAVIGEIIPDSDCRIHIVE from the coding sequence ATGTGCAATGATGATTTCAAACTGACTTCTCTTTCGCATGGAGCTGGCTGCGCCTGTAAGCTCGCCCCTCTGCAGTTGGCTCAAATATTGAAACAAATGCCGCTGGTCAGTGACCCGAATGTGCTGGTGGACCTGGGCACATCGGACGATGCTGCGGTCTATAAGATAACGGACGACATCGCAGCCGTCCTCACCCTGGACTTCTTCACACCGATTGTTGACGACCCGTATGAGTTCGGCAGGATCGCCGCGACAAACGCCGTCTCCGATATCTACGCTATGGGCGGCAGGCCTGTCGTCGCGCTCAACATTGTGGCCTATCCCGGCCGCACGCGCTCTCTGGACAAGCTGGAGCTTATTCTTAAGGGCGGGGCGGACCAGGCGACGGCGGCGGGTGTCAGCATAATCGGTGGCCACTCTGTCGATGACCCCGAACCGAAATACGGCCTCTGCGTGATGGGTCTGATAAATCCAAACGAGGTCATGACGAACAAAGGCGCAAAGGTTGGAGACAAACTTATTCTGACAAAGCCGATAGGAGTGGGGATCATCACTACGGCTGTCAAACACAATGCCGCCTCCGATGAAGTAATGGCCCGCGGCATAGATGTCATGACCAGGTTTAACGGCACAGCGTCGGAAGTGGCGAAGCGCATAGGCTGCCATGCGTGCACTGATGTCACCGGGTTCAGCCTCCTCGGACACCTTCATGAGATGACTGCCGCAAGTTGCGTGGGTGCGCGCCTTTGTTATAGCAAAGTTCCCTTAATAGACGGCATACAGGGTCTGCTGGATGAGGATATGGTGCCGGGCGGCACTTACAGAAACCTTGATTTTCTGAATCAGGGCTGCTGCCTTGAGTGGGAGAATGATTTGGGCGAGCGCCGGCAGCTTACTCTAGCCGACCCTCAGACATCCGGCGGCCTTTTGATCAGCGTCTCGCCTGATAAGGCGGATGATATGCTTGACGCGCTACATGCAGCCGATGTTTCGGATGCAGCCGTTATTGGCGAAATCATACCTGATTCGGACTGCAGAATTCATATCGTCGAATAA
- a CDS encoding HD domain-containing phosphohydrolase: MIYTGNLSSAHVLVVDDDQEISNLLSDKLRSYGYEVSTADDSKSAIEMVKTHGYDLILCDLYLHGITGLQFAKTVNRIHPHVPVIMITAFGDINASREALAAGASDFLTKPIEMLKLPIVIENNLQRKEVEAKRLSDERADVLFKAIKALAAAIDAKSSYTISRSANMAELCLEIGREMGFTEDRLNTLELAAYIHDVGKISTPDSVLAKTGKLSDDEWVDILKHPGMGADFLAGIDELAEVAAIVRHHHEHVDGSGYPDGLMGDAIPLLARVLSIADSYEAMISERPYRSAMTWHNALQEICKNSGKQFDPDVVEATVRVIERKQGGQDQQKAA, translated from the coding sequence ATGATATACACTGGCAACCTCTCTTCCGCCCACGTTCTCGTAGTCGATGATGATCAGGAGATATCGAATTTGCTCTCAGATAAGCTGAGAAGTTATGGCTATGAGGTAAGCACTGCTGATGACTCAAAATCCGCAATTGAAATGGTTAAGACACACGGTTATGATCTGATTCTTTGCGATCTCTACCTGCACGGAATCACAGGGCTGCAATTTGCCAAAACAGTAAATCGAATACATCCTCATGTGCCGGTGATAATGATCACGGCATTCGGTGATATAAATGCATCTCGAGAGGCTCTCGCAGCCGGCGCATCAGATTTTTTGACCAAGCCCATAGAAATGCTCAAACTTCCTATCGTAATCGAGAACAATCTCCAGCGCAAGGAAGTTGAAGCAAAAAGACTATCAGATGAGCGTGCGGATGTGCTGTTTAAGGCAATCAAGGCACTGGCTGCGGCAATCGACGCAAAATCCAGCTACACAATCAGCCGCTCTGCAAATATGGCCGAACTCTGCCTTGAGATTGGTCGAGAGATGGGATTTACCGAGGACAGGCTTAATACGCTCGAACTAGCTGCTTATATCCACGATGTCGGCAAAATCAGCACGCCGGACTCAGTGCTTGCAAAAACCGGCAAGCTCTCGGATGATGAATGGGTCGACATACTCAAGCATCCCGGAATGGGCGCTGACTTTTTGGCCGGAATAGACGAACTTGCCGAGGTTGCCGCCATAGTCAGGCACCACCACGAACATGTGGATGGTTCCGGTTATCCGGACGGACTGATGGGCGATGCAATTCCTCTGCTTGCCAGAGTCCTTTCTATTGCCGACTCATATGAAGCAATGATAAGCGAAAGACCTTATCGATCCGCTATGACCTGGCATAACGCACTGCAGGAGATATGCAAAAACTCCGGTAAGCAGTTCGACCCGGATGTTGTAGAGGCCACGGTAAGAGTTATAGAAAGAAAACAAGGTGGGCAAGACCAGCAGAAAGCGGCATAA
- a CDS encoding alpha-amylase family protein produces MNELKWHQRPVRMMRLDYFGDALSRIKDTDFDELARSKRDEWHANCEWIVGTPGMAPGLGYQITFNSPKFEKYPPLGDFDFVREYLPYAKKYGINLIAYMNMHWFAYDFADLHSDWEQKTADCASYGRQFPLYGSGSTFCVNSSWRDWAFELIREAMATGIDGVFLDGPIFFPGCCYCESCREQFSSEYKTDIPTVEDWSNPDWIRFVGFRSRSLARFLKDCRQAVRSVNPDGVVFLNAGSWQAGTWRFARSIDSVGDFEDFNGAEAFFHPGPHEQMLLPWAATAKYMTAGDKPAVVFSHHMLGSWHYIPLSKIEAELAIAQTAACGANPWFATVNYALEHSRKAAIEPINEMQSFLADHEEYYTSTQSCADIALLSSSQTSAYYVSRLAGFYGEAGSGREENLLVDMGSGDESVDWKKRKEICEATVDGSYLGYFLAMTRSHVPFDVVLDKNISLEKLAKYRVLILPNSACLSDSQIECIRQFVHNGGSVVAEFETGAYDETGQARDINPLLGLFGVGGIKSMMKPVSMEEYVRIKQTHPAIGKLAPGQLIARPTYSLKCVASHDTCVPSVFMNEVGGVYSPLKGESDNPALIASSYGMGRTVYMPSLVGDFYNKFKLPDYEDLIEGIISWAHVNPLMVETDCPPTVEIEPRWNAQKDKILIHLVNNTGDMQRPITQIITLHDLSIRLRCGSSKSVKALRAGIDLPSVYHDGIAEFTLPELGVYELIAVELG; encoded by the coding sequence ATGAACGAGTTGAAATGGCATCAACGTCCGGTCCGCATGATGCGTCTGGACTATTTTGGCGATGCTTTGAGCAGGATCAAGGATACGGACTTTGACGAACTGGCTCGCAGCAAACGCGATGAATGGCACGCTAACTGTGAGTGGATTGTTGGCACTCCGGGTATGGCTCCCGGTCTAGGATATCAGATTACCTTCAACTCACCTAAGTTTGAAAAATACCCTCCTCTTGGTGATTTCGACTTTGTGCGAGAGTATCTGCCATATGCAAAAAAATACGGCATTAACCTGATAGCATACATGAACATGCATTGGTTCGCATATGATTTTGCTGACCTCCACTCGGATTGGGAGCAGAAAACAGCAGACTGCGCATCATACGGCAGGCAGTTTCCTCTATACGGCAGCGGCTCCACATTCTGCGTAAACAGCTCCTGGAGAGACTGGGCGTTTGAGCTTATCCGTGAGGCCATGGCCACCGGCATTGACGGTGTTTTTCTTGATGGTCCGATATTCTTCCCCGGATGCTGTTATTGCGAGAGCTGCCGGGAGCAATTCTCATCTGAATATAAAACCGATATTCCGACCGTGGAGGATTGGTCCAACCCTGATTGGATACGCTTTGTTGGATTCCGCTCACGCTCACTTGCAAGGTTTCTGAAAGACTGCAGACAGGCCGTAAGGTCGGTAAACCCGGACGGAGTGGTTTTTCTGAATGCGGGCAGTTGGCAGGCCGGGACTTGGAGGTTCGCGCGCAGTATCGACAGCGTGGGCGATTTTGAAGACTTCAACGGCGCGGAGGCGTTTTTCCACCCCGGGCCTCACGAGCAGATGCTGCTGCCCTGGGCGGCAACTGCAAAATACATGACAGCGGGTGATAAACCGGCTGTAGTATTCAGCCATCATATGCTTGGCTCGTGGCACTACATTCCGCTTTCAAAGATTGAAGCCGAACTGGCGATAGCACAGACCGCCGCATGCGGAGCCAACCCGTGGTTTGCGACGGTCAATTATGCGCTGGAGCACAGCCGCAAGGCGGCGATAGAACCGATCAACGAGATGCAGAGCTTCCTTGCTGATCACGAAGAGTATTACACAAGCACGCAGTCCTGCGCGGATATAGCGCTGCTCAGTTCGTCACAGACAAGCGCATACTATGTATCAAGGCTTGCAGGATTCTATGGAGAAGCCGGTTCCGGTCGAGAAGAAAACCTACTGGTGGATATGGGTTCGGGTGATGAGAGCGTGGACTGGAAGAAGCGAAAGGAGATATGCGAAGCGACAGTCGACGGGTCATATCTGGGATATTTCCTGGCCATGACAAGATCGCATGTTCCATTCGATGTGGTGCTGGACAAGAACATCTCACTCGAAAAACTTGCCAAATACCGCGTGCTGATCCTGCCGAACTCGGCATGTTTGTCTGACTCTCAGATAGAGTGCATTAGGCAATTCGTGCATAATGGAGGATCGGTTGTGGCTGAGTTCGAGACAGGCGCGTATGATGAGACCGGGCAAGCCAGAGACATAAACCCTCTGCTCGGCCTATTTGGAGTAGGCGGCATTAAAAGCATGATGAAGCCGGTATCTATGGAGGAGTATGTTCGCATAAAGCAGACTCATCCGGCTATTGGCAAGCTCGCGCCGGGACAATTGATCGCCAGGCCTACATACAGCCTGAAGTGTGTCGCATCTCATGATACTTGCGTGCCGTCGGTATTCATGAACGAAGTCGGTGGTGTGTATTCGCCTCTCAAGGGAGAATCCGACAACCCTGCACTTATTGCAAGCTCATATGGCATGGGGCGGACAGTTTATATGCCATCGCTGGTGGGTGACTTCTACAACAAGTTCAAGCTGCCGGACTATGAGGACCTGATCGAGGGCATTATTAGTTGGGCGCACGTCAATCCTCTGATGGTCGAGACGGATTGCCCTCCCACGGTGGAGATAGAGCCCCGCTGGAATGCACAAAAAGACAAAATTCTTATCCATCTGGTAAATAACACCGGAGATATGCAGAGGCCAATCACGCAGATAATTACACTGCACGATTTAAGCATCAGGCTGAGATGCGGATCCAGTAAGAGCGTAAAAGCGCTGCGCGCGGGGATTGATTTGCCGAGCGTTTATCATGATGGCATAGCTGAATTCACGCTGCCCGAGCTTGGTGTGTATGAGTTGATAGCTGTAGAGCTTGGTTGA
- a CDS encoding C39 family peptidase, producing the protein MRYTKPTSTSIFLALSLFVFSSFAGAELPSAHSVDGLVRQKQLTNYCGPACLTSVLRYYGVNTTQEAVGKQTYDPTIRATNGADMLLYARSLGFAAYSWNTSIDDVKNKIAAGAPVIVLQQNSRIDTSGHYRVLTGYDDSRSKFKVIDPYYDNITELSYSECESLWKSKGHWALVIVPSDKDKFADELGSQNPVVHMDLAYAQYARKNYDDALKEAQAALKLQPQNSYTLNMLDKIERAMGAGTKG; encoded by the coding sequence ATGCGTTACACCAAGCCCACAAGCACATCTATTTTCTTAGCGCTCAGTCTGTTTGTCTTCAGCTCATTCGCAGGAGCCGAGCTTCCGAGCGCACACTCAGTCGACGGACTTGTCCGACAAAAGCAGCTTACAAACTACTGCGGTCCCGCCTGCCTGACATCGGTGCTGCGCTACTACGGGGTCAATACCACTCAAGAAGCTGTCGGCAAGCAGACATATGACCCGACTATCAGAGCCACCAACGGAGCCGACATGCTCCTCTATGCGCGTTCATTAGGCTTTGCTGCGTATTCCTGGAACACGAGCATAGACGACGTCAAGAACAAGATTGCTGCAGGAGCGCCTGTGATAGTTCTTCAGCAAAACAGCCGGATAGATACTTCCGGCCATTATCGCGTGCTCACGGGTTATGACGACTCCCGCTCAAAATTCAAAGTCATCGACCCATATTACGACAACATCACTGAGCTGAGCTATTCGGAATGCGAGAGCCTCTGGAAGAGCAAGGGGCATTGGGCGCTGGTGATAGTGCCGTCCGATAAGGACAAGTTTGCAGATGAGCTTGGCTCGCAAAACCCTGTCGTGCATATGGACCTGGCATATGCCCAATATGCGCGCAAGAACTACGATGATGCGCTCAAAGAAGCGCAGGCCGCCCTGAAGCTCCAGCCCCAGAATTCATACACTCTTAATATGCTCGACAAGATAGAGCGAGCAATGGGCGCAGGAACTAAAGGATAA